Proteins from a single region of Bogoriella caseilytica:
- a CDS encoding aminoglycoside 3'-phosphotransferase gives MHPDDLDTPVTAPERVLELADGAPLTLLWRNQLGGVTFRAERASGAVVIKCGPHHAETSFAAEAARMRWAAQWIAVPQVLEHGSDATWEWLITAALPGESAVAPRWREQPAVAVRAVGQALRALHDALPVEECPWRWEVTDRIVNATSRGHAVPEHLRQAPPIDQRVVCHADACCPNTLLGAGGRWLAHVDLGQLGTGDRWGDIAVASMSTTWNYGPGWDDALIEAYGVEPDRERLAYYRELWNAT, from the coding sequence ATGCACCCCGATGACCTCGACACGCCTGTGACTGCCCCGGAGCGGGTGCTCGAGCTGGCGGACGGCGCGCCCCTGACGTTGCTGTGGCGCAATCAGCTCGGCGGCGTGACCTTCCGTGCCGAACGCGCCAGCGGCGCGGTGGTCATCAAGTGCGGACCACACCACGCGGAGACCTCCTTTGCTGCCGAAGCGGCGCGCATGCGGTGGGCCGCGCAGTGGATCGCAGTTCCTCAGGTGCTCGAGCACGGCAGTGACGCCACCTGGGAGTGGCTGATCACCGCCGCCCTTCCCGGTGAGTCCGCCGTGGCGCCGCGATGGCGCGAACAGCCCGCCGTGGCGGTGCGCGCCGTCGGGCAGGCGCTCCGCGCCCTCCATGACGCCCTGCCGGTCGAGGAGTGCCCATGGCGCTGGGAGGTCACCGACCGGATCGTGAACGCCACCTCTCGCGGCCACGCCGTGCCCGAGCATCTGCGGCAGGCGCCGCCCATCGACCAGCGCGTGGTGTGCCACGCGGACGCGTGCTGTCCGAACACCCTGCTCGGTGCGGGCGGACGCTGGCTCGCGCACGTCGACCTCGGGCAGCTCGGCACTGGTGACCGGTGGGGCGACATCGCCGTGGCGTCAATGAGCACCACCTGGAACTACGGGCCCGGCTGGGACGATGCGCTCATCGAGGCCTACGGCGTGGAGCCGGACCGCGAACGGCTCGCCTACTACCGGGAGTTGTGGAACGCCACCTGA